Below is a genomic region from Acetobacter ghanensis.
ACATCCTGCGCAGGCTGGCCATGGTGCTGCCCCTTACGCTGCTTATGATCGTACTGGCCAAAAGCGGCATACTGGAGCGCATGGTGGACCGGTACACGTTTTCTGCCCAAAGCTGGTACGATGATACGGCTCTGGTCCAGCACCTGCGCCTTAAGGTGACCCAGAACGGCATGACGCACGACCGGCCGGACTGCCTGCTGTTTGTGGTTAACGGCAACGACCAGCCCACAGCCTCGCGCATTGATGTCATGGAAAAAAGCACGGGAACATGCCCAGCCCCCAAAGGTGAGCTGAACAAACTGTTCACCCTCAAGGTGGACCGCATGAACAGGATTGTCTTTTCCGACCAAGGGTCGCCCGGCCAGTTCCACCCCATTCCCTAATTTTCGCGCAAGGCGTTACGGGCAGGCGGCAAAAGCCTTCCGTAACGCCCGCCCACCAAAGCGTAACGCCGCCTTGCCATGCGGCATGAAGGCATAAAAGTTCAGGAACGCATGAAGGGTGCCGGGGTAACAGCGGTACTGCACCGGCACCCCAGCCTTACTGAGCATCTGCGCGTAAGCCTGCCCCTCATCCCGCATGGGGTCGCATTCCGCCGTAACAATAACAGCCGGGGCCAGCCCGCTCAGGTCATCCGCCAGACCGGGCACAAACCGGGGGTGCGCCCAGTCCTCCTCCCGCTGGATGTATTGCGCGGCATACCACTCCATAGACCGGCGGGAGAGAAAATACCCCTGCGCATATGTCTGCTGCGAAGGCAGGTCATTCCGACCATAAATGGAGGGGTAATACAGCAATTGCAAAGCCGGGTTGGGGCAGGCTCCAGCCTTGCCATCCTGCGCCAGAACAGCGGCCAGATTACCCCCTGCACTATCCCCCGCAACCGCCACACGCCCACCCCAGTAACGGGCAGATGCGCGGGCAAGCCAGCTCAAGGTTGCATGGCAATCCTCCACCGCAGCGGGAAAAGGATGTTCGGGCGCCAACCTGTAATCTGGCAACAACACAGCTGCCCCCGATGCACGTGCCAGACGGCAGCATATGCCGTGGTGTGAATTCAGCCCACAATGCACAAACCCACCGCCATGCAGGTACAGAACAGCTCCGCGCACCCGCCCACGCGGAATATAAAGCCGGGCCGACAACGGCCCGACAGCCCCCGGCACCTGCAAGGACACAACACGACGCAACGGCAGGGAAGAAAGGCGTTGGGGAAAAGACGGCGTATCCATCGCCTTGCGCAAAGCACGCAAAAAATGCTGCTGCGCCTCCGCGTGTGCAGCATCCTGCGTGTCGGACGACCTAGCGGCTTCGGCCTCTGAGCGCGCGGCACTCCGGTCGGCGTGCTTCTTTTTTCGCTGCTCCTGCCATCGAATACCCCCTAGCAGCAGACGGGATGGCAGATTGGGCGAAAGCGGTCTGGAGACCGACGTGGGAACCGAAAAATCTGACATACCGGTATGATGTGCATTCTTGCCCCCTGCTGCCAAGACTGCTTTTGCACCACAAAGCCCTTGACCTGGGGCAACACCCAACGCAGGGGTCCGCAAGCCAGACGGTCGGACGGTCGCTGTTGTGCGTTTTTGCGTATGATGGAGGAAAGTCCGGGCTCCACGGGAAGAACGGTGCCGGTTAACGACCGGCGAGGGTGACCTTAGGGAAAGTGCCACAGAAAACAGACCGCCTTCCTGGTTCCGCATCATGGGAAACCATGGGACGGGCTGAAGGTAAGGGTGAAACGGTGCGGTAAGAGCGCACCGCTCCGCTGGTAACAGGGGAGGCACGGCAAACCCCACCGGGAGCAAGACCGAATAGGAACGGCAGAAACTTTAGGGTTTCGGGGGTTCTCCCGCCCCGTCGTTCGGGTTGGTCGCGTGAGGCATGTTGCAAGACATGTCCCAGAGGAATGATCGTCCAGGCCCTTTTGGGCTAGACAGAACCCGGCTTACAGACCGTCTGGCATTTACCCCCCTCCCCCTCTTTTATCCACACCCTTCATGGGCTTTTGCCTGCCCTTTTTACTACAAAAGAACATAACATGAACGAATAATGTCATCTTCACGTTCGATTCTTCTCGATCAATACATACGCTCCGCTCTTCGGCAAAGAATGAATACTTTATAAATGGCTGTTTTCTGCTGTTTTTTCTTCGCTTTTAATTTGCGTCCCATGCGGTCCCATGCTATCCCACGACAGACCATAAAACATGGTTGCGGCCCCGTGTTCCCCGCCCTCAGCGAACAGAAACCATTGGCTCAAAAGGACTTCTGAACTTCGTGAGTGTGTTCCTCGGCACGCATGAAAATCGATTCGACGCAAAAGGACGCGTCTCGATTCCGGCCGGGTTCCGCTCAGTTCTCAAGTCCCAGCAAAAGGAAGGCGACGCGCTGGTGATTCTCCGCCCCTCCCATACGCTGCCTTGCATTGAGGCGTGGCCCGCTGTGGCTTTTGCACGCCTGACCGAGCCACTGGACCGGCTGGACATGTTCTCTGACGAACATGATGACCTGGCCGCCGCCATTTATGCCGATGCCTACCCCATGGACCCCGACCGCGAAGGCCGCCTGATTCTGCCGGACTTCCTGCGCGAGCATGCAGGCCTGCAAGCCAGTGGCACCGCAGCCTTTATGGGTGTGGGCCGCATTTTTCAAATCTGGGAGCCAGAAGCCGCACGCCTGCGCCGGGCCGAAGCACGCCAGAAATCCCGCCGTGTCACCATTCCCGCGGCACCGCAAACCAGCCAGAGGGAAGATTAAGGCATGAACGCGCTCTCACTTCCCTCCGCCATTACGCCGCCCAGCAGCGGCCATGTGCCGGTTATGCTGGATGAAGTGCTGCATTACCTGACCCCCGCCAAGGGTGAGGCCATTCTGGACTGCACGTTTGGCGGCGGCAGCTATAGCTGCGCAATTCTGAACACAGCGGACTGTAATGTGTGGGCCATAGACCGTGACCCGGACGCCATTGCCCGCGGGCAGGCCCTGTGCGCAACGTTGGAAAAAGCCGAGGGCCACTCGCGCCTGCATATGCTGGCAGGCAGTTTTGGCCACATGGCCGAACTGGCGGAACAGGCCCATGCCCCCCTCTTTGATGGGATTGTCATGGATCTGGGCGTGTCCTCATTCCAGATTGATGAAGCCGAGCGTGGCTTCTCTTTCCGGTTTGACGGACCGCTGGACATGCGCATGGCCAAGCAGGGACGCAGCGCGGCGGACATCATCAACACAGCACCCGAAGCGGAACTGGCCGATATTTTCCATTTTTATGGAGAAGAACGCCACGCCCGCCGCGTAGCCCGCGCTGTTGTCGCCGCACGAACGGAAGCCCCGCTCCATACCACCTTGCAACTGGCCGAGGTTATTCGGGGCGTGGTGCCGCAGGACCGCTCGGGCATTGATTCCGCAACCCGCAGCTTTCAGGGCCTGCGCATTGCCGTGAATGATGAACTGGGCGAAATCGAACGTGGGCTGGAACAGGCTCTGACCTTGCTGAACGCAGGCGGGCGGCTTGTTGTGGTCTCCTTCCACTCGTTGGAAGATCGGCTGGTCAAACGCGCCATACAGCGCGCCCTTGGTAAGGATGTCAGCTTCTCGCGCCATGACCCGCGCGCATCCCTTGCTCCGGCGGCCCCCTCCGCGTTTGTCGCCCTTGCCAGCAAGGCCATCCGCCCGACCGATACCGAGTGCAGGGCCAACCCGCGCGCACGCAGCGCACGGCTCCGCGCCATAATGAAACGTCCTTCTCCATCCGCTTCTTTGACTAAAGGATTGAGTGCATGATCCCCCGCCCATTCACATGCTGCTGCGCTGTTCTGGCGATTGCATCGGGGTTCTTCCTTTATACAAAGAAGCACCAGACCACCCTGCTTGACCAGCAGATCTCCAGCATTGTGCAGGAGACCGAGCATGTCCGGGGACAGACAGCCATGCTCCGCACGGAGTGGGCGCTGGAAAACCAGCCCGAACGGCTGGCGGCACTGGTCAGCAAACACGCCGCTTACCTGCAGTCCATGGACCCATCGCAGTTTGTGCGCATGGCGGACTTAGTGCAGCACCTGCCTGATGTTGCCAAGGAAGCCACTCCTGTGGCCCAGTCCAGCACCCCAGCACAGGTTGTTGCACAGACCAGCAAAAGTTCTGTTGCTCCCGTGGCTATAACGGCAGTTAACACAGCTCAGCATCTGCCTCCCCCGCAGCCTGAGCACGAACGCCCCATTACCGTGGCCGATACAACTCCGGTTGTGGCGCGTCCGCTGCCCGTGCACACTGTCCGCCCACACCCCGTGGTTGTGGCGATGGAAGCGCCTACCCCGACGACCACCCATGTTCTGGCGCCCCCCACACCGCAGCCTGCCACAACGCATGAAGCACCAGCGACCCGCGCGGCTCTTGCCACGCACCGCCTGAATGTGGCGGCAACGGATGCCCCGCGCCCCGCCTTGCGGCAGAGCGTTGCCACAGCCAGCACGGATGATGCGGACACCGCCGCAGCAGCAACACGCCGCGTGGCCCTTGCGGCAACAGCCAGCCGGGCCGAGGCCATGGCCCCGCGCCGTCTGGCCCAGAATAGTGATGACATAGCGCCTGTGCGCCACCCTCTTCCTGTGGCAGCGGCAAGCTGGCACCCCGTTCGCCAGCACAGGGCCACAACGCCTGAGGGTTATATGGAAGCCCGCGCGACTTCCGGTTATACGAACGGGTCTCTGCTGAGTCGGGGTAGCGATGCGCTGCCTGCGCCTGTTCCTGTAACCAACTGATTGTCCCGGCTGAAAGTCCTCCTGATACAATATGGTCGTCCCCCCACGCCATGAGTCCGAAACAACACGCACAATTGGTGTAACGGGGGAAGACCTGCGTGCCCGCGCGCACAGGGAGCAGATGCACGTTCGGCTATTATGGGTTTCTGCCGGGTTTTGCCTGCTGTTTTCCTGTGTTGCCGTCAAACTGACCATTGCCACCGTGCTGCGCCCCATGGCGCCCGAGCAACGGCAGATTGCGCCGCAGGTCCCCAAAATTCCAAAAATCGACCCCAAGGGCAGTCTGGCTGGGGACTATGCGCTTCCACAGGTGCACCGTGCCTCCATTGTGGACCGCAATGGGCAGACACTCGCACTCTCCCTGCCGGTGGCGCAGGTTTACGCCAACCCGCAGGAGCTGATCGACCCGCAGGAGGTCGCGCATAAGCTCAAATCCGTCCTGCATGATCTGGACGAGCAGGAAACCGCCCAGCGCCTCGCCCGGCACAAGCAGTTTGTTTATGTTGCGCGTAACATCAGCCCGCAGCAGGAACTGGCCATTAACAACCTTGGCATCCCCGGCATTTATTTTGAGCCGGGGGAACAGCGGCACTACCCGCTTGGCCGCATGGCCGCCCAGATTATGGGTGCCGTGGATATTGACGATAACGGCATTGCCGGGGTTGAGCGTTTTTTCAACAAACGTCTGCTGGTGGACCGCAAGCCCCTCCGCCTGTCGCTCGACATTCGTGTGCAGTCCGCCGTGCGGGAAGAACTGGCTGCGGCCAAGGACACCTTTCAGGCCATTGGTGCGTGCGGCATTGTTATGGACGTCCGCACGGGCGAAATTATCGCCATGGTCAGCCTGCCTGACTATGACGCCAACGAGTTTTCCCACGCATCGAACGATGAGCGCTTCAACCGCGCCGTTACAGGGCTGTACGAACCGGGCTCCACCTTCAAGCTACAAACCACGGCTATGGGGCTGGAGACTGGCACCATCCATATATGGGACAGCTTTTCCTCCATTCCGCTCAAAATCGGTCGCTTTACCATCCGGGATATGAAGAACGACCATTTTGCCCCATGGTTATCCCTGCCAGAAGTCATGGCTTATTCCTCCAACCCGGCAGCGGCCCATATTGCGCTGGATGTTGGCGGAAAAAAACAGGCGGAATGGCTGCGTAACATGGGCTTTTTTGCCCCCGTCCCTGTGGAACTGCCCGAAGCCGCACGCCCGCTGGTTCCCCGCCAGTGGGGCCTTGCCACAACCATGACTGTCGGGTTTGGCCACGGTGTGGCCGAGCCGCCGCTGGCCATTGTGCGCGGCACGGCGGCTACAGTTAACGGCGGTATTCTGGTTGCCCCAACCCTGCTGGATCAGGAAAATCTGGATACGCCAGCCGCCAACACCTCCCCGGCTGACCAGTTCCAGCAAGGTGTGGAGGATGCAGCCCTGAGCCAGACATTGGCCACCCCCACCATGGGTACGGGCGCTCCCATGCCAGAAGCACCCATCATACCCCAAGGTGTGCGCGTTCTGTCCGAAAGTAATTCGGCCCTGCTGCGCAAGCTGCTCCGGCTGGACGTAACGCAGGGCACAGGTAAAACGGCTGAATCTCCAGGGTATTTTGTTGGTGGCAAAACCGGCACGGCAGAAAAAATTGGCCCGCATGGCGGGTACCTCAAGCACGTTAACATTTCCGCCTTCACCAGTATTTTCCCCATGAACGCACCGCGCTACGCGGTGTACGTCATGCTGGACAGCCCGCAGCCCACTCCGCAAACACACGGTTGGACCACAGCCGGGTGGAACGCGGCACCCACTGTCTCCCGCGTTATTTCTCGTATTGGTCCCATGTTGCAGATTTTCCCCGATCTGGAACATGCCAGCCAGATTGATGCCCAGCTTGCCATTCCCATGCACCCCGCTGTGCCGCGCGGGGTACGGCCATTGGGACCGGGGAACGACCCCGGAGACCCCCGCAAGCTGGAGGCCGAACACCGTGCGACCAAACAAGCCGCCAAGCGGGCGCAGGAGGCGGGCACACGCACACTGGCCATCCGCAAAAAAACCGCAGAGGAGAACATGGACGAATGAGCACACCACTCTCCACTCTGCTTCAAGCACTTAACCTGCCCGCCCATATGGGCGCAAACCCGCAAATAACAGCCATTACGGCCGATAGCAGGCAGGTCGGCCCCGGCATCATGTTTGCAGCCCTGCCCGGCACACGCTCCGATGGCCGTGCGTATATTGCAGCTGCCGTACAACAGGGAGCGGCGGCTATTCTTGCGCCGACTGGCACGGTCTGGCCGCAGGATGTGCCTGCCTGCCCGCTCATAACCTGCCCCAATCCCCGCCATGTTCTGGCCCTTGCGGCAACCGTGCTGGCGGGTGCCCAACCGGCCCATCTGGTTGCTGTAACGGGCACAAACGGCAAAACCAGCACGGCAGACTTCATCCGTCAGATATGGGCTTTGCAGGGCCACCGGGCGGCAGGTATTGGCACGCTGGGGCTGACCGGGGCCGAGGGAACAGGGGTGACTTTCCCGCCCCTCACCACGCCAGACCCGGTTGCGCTTGCCAATGGTCTGGCCGCACTGGAACGCGCGGGGGTGCATTACGCAGCGCTTGAGGCGTCCTCCCATGGGCTGGAACAGGGGCGGCTGGATGGGCTGCACCTTCAGGCTGCCGGATTTACCAACCTGACGCGTGACCATCTGGACTACCACGGCACCATGGATGCCTACCGGACGGCCAAGCTACGCCTGTTCGACACACTTTTACCCCAAGGGGCCATTGCCGCCGCCAATGCGGACATGGACCCCGCCACGCTGGATGCCCTGCACAGCATTGCCAACACACGCAACCTGCGCCTGCGGCTGACAGGCACCTACGGGACCACCCTGCGCCTGCTGGCCTGCCACGCGCTACCCGCTGGGCAGGAACTGCACGTAAGCTGCAACGGTCAGACAAAAACCATCCTACTCCCCCTGCCCGGTCGTTTTCAGGCTGATAATGCGCTGCTGGCGCTGGCTCTGGCCGTGCAGGATGAAGCGGCCTTGCCTGACGCACTAGAGCTTTTCCCCTCCCTGACCGGTGTGCGCGGGCGCATGGAACGGGCAGCGGTCCTGCCCAATGGGGCCAGCGCCTATGTGGACTATGCCCACACGCCCGATGCACTGGCTCGCCTACTGGCATCCCTCCGCCCCCATGCACACGGGCGGCTGGTTGTGGTGTTTGGCGCAGGCGGCGACAGAGACAAAGGCAAACGCCCCCTTATGGGGCAGGCAGCCACAAATGGTGCCGATATTGCCATAATTACGGATGATAACCCCCGCTCGGAAAACCCGGCGCAAATACGGGCCGAAGTGCGCGCAGGCGCACCCGCCGCGCGGGAAATAGGAGACCGCAGACAGGCCATAGAAGAGGCGCTGTCCATGCTTGGATCGGAGGATGTGCTGGTGGTGGCTGGCAAAGGCCATGAACAGGGGCAGATTATAGGCGATACCGTTCTGCCATTTGATGATGCGGCGGTCATTCGCGCTGTAACGGGGCAGTCATGAGCAACTTGTGGACACGCGCTGAACTGGAAGCCGCAACTGGCGGCCGGTTCCTTGACTGCGCTGGCCAGCCTACCACGGCAACGCCAGAAGGTGCGGTCAGCGGAATCTCCATCGACACCCGCACACTTCAGCCCGGTGACCTGTTTATTGCCCTCAAGGGCGATGCGAGCGATGGCCACGCCCATGTTCAGGCAGCACTAGACAAGGGAGCCGCCGCCGCCATGGTGCACAGGGCAGCAGGGCTGGCTGACCCACGTGTTCTGGTTGTGGCAGACACCATGCAGGGCCTACAGGACCTTGCCGTGGCAGCCCGCACCCGGTTTGCGGGCAAAGTTGTGGCCGTAACCGGCAGCGTTGGCAAAACCACCACCAAGGAAATGCTGCGCCTCTGCCTTGGCGCCAACGGCAAGACCCATGCAGCCGAGGCCTCCTACAACAACCACTGGGGCGTGCCTCTTACCCTTGCACGCCTGCCGCGTGATGCAGCGTTCTGCATTAGTGAAATTGGTATGAACCATCCGGGCGAGATTCTGCCGCTTGCCCACATGGTACGGCCGGATGTTGCACTCATTACCACCATAGGTTCCGCCCATCTGGGCCATATGGGGAGTCTGGACGCCATTGCTGCGGAAAAAGCCTCCCTTATCACCACACTACCAGCAGGTGGCATTGCCATTGTGCCGGATGATGCACACGGTGCGTCCTTTTTTGCCGCGGCTGCACAGCAGGCCAGCGCTAGCCTATGGACCGCAGGCGCAAACCCCAACAGCACGGCCCATATGAGTGCTCTGCACGCAGGGGCCGATGGCACACACTTTACGGCCAGCATTGCCGGGGTGGATGTGCCCGTGCATATCCCTGCTCCGGGTGTGCATCTGGCCCGCAATGCCCTCAGCGCACTGGCCGCCTGCGCAGCCCTGAATACCAACCTGCCCAAAGCCGCTGCGGCACTGGAAGCCTTTGCCCCCGGCAAGGGGCGGGGTGCCCTCAGCCGTATTGCCGGCGGGGCCGTAACCCTACTGGACGAAAGCTACAATGCATCATCCGCCTCCATTCGGGCGGCGTTGGATGTACTGCACCATATTCCGGCCAGCCGCCGCATTGCCGTTCTGGGCGATATGCGGGAGCTGGGCGATTTTGCCACGGCTGAACACACGGCCCTTGCCCAACCGGCAGCCGTTTCAGCCGATCTTGTTTTTTGCTGCGGACCCCACATGAAAAGCCTTTTTGATGCCCTGCCCCACGCCAGACAGGGCGCATGGGCAGACAATGCTGCCTCCCTTGCTCCTCTGGTCTGCGCCGCTCTGCGCACGGGGGATGCCGTTCTGGTCAAAGGAAGTCTGGGCAGCCGTATGCGTGACATTATTGCAGCCCTTGGAACCCTTGCCGCCGTGGAGCCCGCCTGAATGCTTTACCTGCTGGTCTCCCACGCCGTGCATGACGGGCACATCACACTGCTCAACCTGCTGCGTTATATTTCCTTCCGTGCGGGCTGCGCCTGCATGACCGCCCTTGGCATCAGCCTGCTGCTGGGCAGGCCGCTCATTACCATGCTGCGGCGCATACAGCGGTATGGGCAGCCCATTCGCGCCGTAGGGCCGGAACGGCATATTATTGAAAAAGCAGGCACCCCCACCATGGGAGGGATGCTGATCCTGATCTCGCTCACAATAGCCACGCTGCTATGGGGTAATCTGGAAAACGGGTTTGTCTGGGCGGTGCTCCTGACCACACTGGGCTTTGGCGTTATTGGCTTTGCGGATGACTACCGCAAACTCGCACGCCGCAATACGGATGGGCTGTCCAAACGGGCGCGACTTGGGTCGGAATTCGCCATTTCACTCATATGTGGTGCGTGGTTGCAGTATCTGATGCCACCCGAACTGGCCAACCATCTGGCTTTTCCCTTTGCGAAGGAACTCCTGCTGCCGCTGGGCCTGCTGTACCCGGTATTCGCCATGATCGTCATTACCGGGTTTGGTAACGCGGTAAACTTTACGGACGGGCTGGACGGGCTGGCTATTGGCCCCGTTGTTGTGGCGGCTCTGGTTTTTGCCATTCTGTCCTACGTTGTAGGTAACCATGTTTTTGCGGACTATCTGCAGGTTCATGCCGTGCCGGGCACGGGGGAACTGGCGGTATTCTGCGCAGCCCTTGTTGGTTCCGGGCTGGGTTTCCTCTGGTTTAACGCACCACCAGCCGCCGTCTTTATGGGGGATACGGGGTCCCTCTCCCTTGGTGGGGCACTCGGCTCCCTTGCCGTTGCCATCAAGCACGAGCTTGTTCTGTGCATTGTTGGCGGGCTG
It encodes:
- a CDS encoding alpha/beta hydrolase; this encodes MSDFSVPTSVSRPLSPNLPSRLLLGGIRWQEQRKKKHADRSAARSEAEAARSSDTQDAAHAEAQQHFLRALRKAMDTPSFPQRLSSLPLRRVVSLQVPGAVGPLSARLYIPRGRVRGAVLYLHGGGFVHCGLNSHHGICCRLARASGAAVLLPDYRLAPEHPFPAAVEDCHATLSWLARASARYWGGRVAVAGDSAGGNLAAVLAQDGKAGACPNPALQLLYYPSIYGRNDLPSQQTYAQGYFLSRRSMEWYAAQYIQREEDWAHPRFVPGLADDLSGLAPAVIVTAECDPMRDEGQAYAQMLSKAGVPVQYRCYPGTLHAFLNFYAFMPHGKAALRFGGRALRKAFAACP
- the mraZ gene encoding division/cell wall cluster transcriptional repressor MraZ; protein product: MSVFLGTHENRFDAKGRVSIPAGFRSVLKSQQKEGDALVILRPSHTLPCIEAWPAVAFARLTEPLDRLDMFSDEHDDLAAAIYADAYPMDPDREGRLILPDFLREHAGLQASGTAAFMGVGRIFQIWEPEAARLRRAEARQKSRRVTIPAAPQTSQRED
- the rsmH gene encoding 16S rRNA (cytosine(1402)-N(4))-methyltransferase RsmH, giving the protein MNALSLPSAITPPSSGHVPVMLDEVLHYLTPAKGEAILDCTFGGGSYSCAILNTADCNVWAIDRDPDAIARGQALCATLEKAEGHSRLHMLAGSFGHMAELAEQAHAPLFDGIVMDLGVSSFQIDEAERGFSFRFDGPLDMRMAKQGRSAADIINTAPEAELADIFHFYGEERHARRVARAVVAARTEAPLHTTLQLAEVIRGVVPQDRSGIDSATRSFQGLRIAVNDELGEIERGLEQALTLLNAGGRLVVVSFHSLEDRLVKRAIQRALGKDVSFSRHDPRASLAPAAPSAFVALASKAIRPTDTECRANPRARSARLRAIMKRPSPSASLTKGLSA
- the ftsL gene encoding cell division protein FtsL — its product is MIPRPFTCCCAVLAIASGFFLYTKKHQTTLLDQQISSIVQETEHVRGQTAMLRTEWALENQPERLAALVSKHAAYLQSMDPSQFVRMADLVQHLPDVAKEATPVAQSSTPAQVVAQTSKSSVAPVAITAVNTAQHLPPPQPEHERPITVADTTPVVARPLPVHTVRPHPVVVAMEAPTPTTTHVLAPPTPQPATTHEAPATRAALATHRLNVAATDAPRPALRQSVATASTDDADTAAAATRRVALAATASRAEAMAPRRLAQNSDDIAPVRHPLPVAAASWHPVRQHRATTPEGYMEARATSGYTNGSLLSRGSDALPAPVPVTN
- a CDS encoding peptidoglycan D,D-transpeptidase FtsI family protein, whose translation is MVVPPRHESETTRTIGVTGEDLRARAHREQMHVRLLWVSAGFCLLFSCVAVKLTIATVLRPMAPEQRQIAPQVPKIPKIDPKGSLAGDYALPQVHRASIVDRNGQTLALSLPVAQVYANPQELIDPQEVAHKLKSVLHDLDEQETAQRLARHKQFVYVARNISPQQELAINNLGIPGIYFEPGEQRHYPLGRMAAQIMGAVDIDDNGIAGVERFFNKRLLVDRKPLRLSLDIRVQSAVREELAAAKDTFQAIGACGIVMDVRTGEIIAMVSLPDYDANEFSHASNDERFNRAVTGLYEPGSTFKLQTTAMGLETGTIHIWDSFSSIPLKIGRFTIRDMKNDHFAPWLSLPEVMAYSSNPAAAHIALDVGGKKQAEWLRNMGFFAPVPVELPEAARPLVPRQWGLATTMTVGFGHGVAEPPLAIVRGTAATVNGGILVAPTLLDQENLDTPAANTSPADQFQQGVEDAALSQTLATPTMGTGAPMPEAPIIPQGVRVLSESNSALLRKLLRLDVTQGTGKTAESPGYFVGGKTGTAEKIGPHGGYLKHVNISAFTSIFPMNAPRYAVYVMLDSPQPTPQTHGWTTAGWNAAPTVSRVISRIGPMLQIFPDLEHASQIDAQLAIPMHPAVPRGVRPLGPGNDPGDPRKLEAEHRATKQAAKRAQEAGTRTLAIRKKTAEENMDE
- a CDS encoding UDP-N-acetylmuramoyl-L-alanyl-D-glutamate--2,6-diaminopimelate ligase encodes the protein MSTPLSTLLQALNLPAHMGANPQITAITADSRQVGPGIMFAALPGTRSDGRAYIAAAVQQGAAAILAPTGTVWPQDVPACPLITCPNPRHVLALAATVLAGAQPAHLVAVTGTNGKTSTADFIRQIWALQGHRAAGIGTLGLTGAEGTGVTFPPLTTPDPVALANGLAALERAGVHYAALEASSHGLEQGRLDGLHLQAAGFTNLTRDHLDYHGTMDAYRTAKLRLFDTLLPQGAIAAANADMDPATLDALHSIANTRNLRLRLTGTYGTTLRLLACHALPAGQELHVSCNGQTKTILLPLPGRFQADNALLALALAVQDEAALPDALELFPSLTGVRGRMERAAVLPNGASAYVDYAHTPDALARLLASLRPHAHGRLVVVFGAGGDRDKGKRPLMGQAATNGADIAIITDDNPRSENPAQIRAEVRAGAPAAREIGDRRQAIEEALSMLGSEDVLVVAGKGHEQGQIIGDTVLPFDDAAVIRAVTGQS
- a CDS encoding UDP-N-acetylmuramoyl-tripeptide--D-alanyl-D-alanine ligase, with product MSNLWTRAELEAATGGRFLDCAGQPTTATPEGAVSGISIDTRTLQPGDLFIALKGDASDGHAHVQAALDKGAAAAMVHRAAGLADPRVLVVADTMQGLQDLAVAARTRFAGKVVAVTGSVGKTTTKEMLRLCLGANGKTHAAEASYNNHWGVPLTLARLPRDAAFCISEIGMNHPGEILPLAHMVRPDVALITTIGSAHLGHMGSLDAIAAEKASLITTLPAGGIAIVPDDAHGASFFAAAAQQASASLWTAGANPNSTAHMSALHAGADGTHFTASIAGVDVPVHIPAPGVHLARNALSALAACAALNTNLPKAAAALEAFAPGKGRGALSRIAGGAVTLLDESYNASSASIRAALDVLHHIPASRRIAVLGDMRELGDFATAEHTALAQPAAVSADLVFCCGPHMKSLFDALPHARQGAWADNAASLAPLVCAALRTGDAVLVKGSLGSRMRDIIAALGTLAAVEPA
- the mraY gene encoding phospho-N-acetylmuramoyl-pentapeptide-transferase, translated to MLYLLVSHAVHDGHITLLNLLRYISFRAGCACMTALGISLLLGRPLITMLRRIQRYGQPIRAVGPERHIIEKAGTPTMGGMLILISLTIATLLWGNLENGFVWAVLLTTLGFGVIGFADDYRKLARRNTDGLSKRARLGSEFAISLICGAWLQYLMPPELANHLAFPFAKELLLPLGLLYPVFAMIVITGFGNAVNFTDGLDGLAIGPVVVAALVFAILSYVVGNHVFADYLQVHAVPGTGELAVFCAALVGSGLGFLWFNAPPAAVFMGDTGSLSLGGALGSLAVAIKHELVLCIVGGLFVVETLSVIIQVFWYKRTGRRVFLMAPIHHHFEKKGWAEPKIVIRFWIVSIVLGMCGLATLKLR